One segment of Leuconostoc lactis DNA contains the following:
- a CDS encoding amino acid ABC transporter ATP-binding protein, producing the protein MIEVKALRKKFNNNEVLKGVDLALQPGEVVTILGPSGSGKTTFLRCLNFLEQADSGAIKVDGDWVSFDQATTDDVMKLRRSMGMVFQNYGLFLNKTARQNIMEPMTLVHQVSQTAAFDRATELLQAIGLADFGDYYPAQLSGGQQQRIGIARALAVHPTVLLFDEPTAALDPELVGEVLKVMKAVKQAGVAMIVVTHEMQFAYEVSDRVIFMADGAIVEQGTPQQIFEAPQEPRTQAFLNRFKVRYA; encoded by the coding sequence ATGATTGAAGTGAAAGCATTACGTAAAAAATTCAATAATAATGAAGTCTTGAAAGGCGTGGATTTAGCTTTGCAACCTGGTGAAGTGGTGACAATTTTAGGGCCTTCTGGATCAGGTAAAACCACGTTTCTTCGGTGTTTAAATTTTCTGGAACAGGCTGATTCTGGTGCCATCAAAGTCGATGGGGATTGGGTGTCATTTGACCAAGCCACAACAGATGATGTGATGAAACTCCGGCGCAGCATGGGAATGGTTTTTCAGAATTATGGGTTATTTCTCAATAAAACTGCGCGCCAAAATATCATGGAACCCATGACGTTGGTCCATCAAGTGAGTCAGACAGCAGCTTTTGATCGTGCCACAGAGTTGTTACAAGCTATCGGCTTAGCGGACTTTGGCGACTATTATCCGGCGCAATTATCGGGTGGTCAGCAGCAACGTATTGGGATTGCCCGTGCTTTGGCGGTGCATCCAACCGTCTTGTTATTTGACGAACCAACTGCGGCCCTAGATCCAGAACTAGTTGGCGAAGTATTAAAAGTCATGAAGGCAGTTAAACAGGCCGGTGTGGCAATGATTGTGGTTACCCATGAAATGCAGTTTGCTTATGAAGTCAGTGATCGGGTGATTTTCATGGCCGATGGCGCCATTGTCGAACAAGGGACACCACAGCAAATTTTTGAAGCCCCACAAGAACCGCGCACGCAAGCCTTCCTCAACCGCTTTAAAGTGCGTTATGCCTAA
- a CDS encoding amino acid ABC transporter ATP-binding protein, translating to MSFITIQDVHKSFYGKEILKGINLTIEKGEVIVILGPSGSGKTTFLRCLNTLEKADRGQIRIDEVTKDFAGHDPKNTRDLILKTAMVFQGHALFPNMTVLQNVIEGLIRVKKVSRAAATKLGLRTLSAVGLADRVNYYPAQLSGGQQQRAGIARAMAMEPELLLFDEPTSALDPELVGEVLTAMKKLAQAGHTMIVVTHEMQFAYEVADRILYMEGGVVVESGTPATIFNAPQDHRTQKFLARLAGQDFSATELVSL from the coding sequence ATGAGCTTTATTACAATTCAGGATGTCCATAAATCATTTTATGGCAAGGAAATTTTAAAAGGGATTAATCTTACGATTGAAAAAGGCGAGGTGATTGTCATTTTAGGCCCTTCTGGATCGGGCAAAACAACCTTTTTGCGTTGTCTTAACACGCTAGAAAAGGCAGATCGTGGTCAGATTAGAATTGATGAGGTGACCAAAGATTTTGCTGGCCATGACCCCAAAAATACGCGTGACTTAATTTTAAAGACGGCGATGGTCTTTCAAGGACATGCTTTGTTCCCAAATATGACGGTTTTACAGAACGTGATTGAAGGCCTCATTCGGGTGAAAAAAGTGTCGCGCGCAGCAGCAACTAAACTTGGCTTACGCACTTTATCAGCAGTTGGTTTGGCTGATCGTGTGAACTATTATCCCGCACAGCTTTCCGGTGGCCAGCAGCAACGTGCCGGCATTGCGCGGGCGATGGCCATGGAACCAGAATTGCTTCTATTTGATGAACCAACGAGTGCGCTTGATCCGGAACTGGTGGGGGAAGTGTTAACGGCCATGAAAAAACTAGCGCAAGCCGGGCATACGATGATTGTTGTGACCCATGAAATGCAATTTGCTTATGAAGTGGCTGATCGTATTTTGTACATGGAAGGTGGTGTTGTGGTCGAATCAGGGACGCCTGCAACTATCTTTAATGCACCGCAAGATCATCGCACACAGAAATTCCTAGCGCGCTTAGCTGGTCAGGATTTCAGTGCCACTGAATTGGTCAGCCTATGA
- a CDS encoding NAD(P)-dependent oxidoreductase: protein MKFLFFNASIIEQRLIAEWSTTHGVSVETVAAPLSHDNLVLTRGYDALIFYPSRAFQTDAVLYQQLAQNGIKHLSIKSTGYDNINLTYAQHYQLTVTNVPNYSPESVAHFTIMSILMLLRQLPEQLRTAHTVSRQHLIGKELTDVTVGIYGAGRLGSLVAKTLHVMGARVLFYARTPKPVLTALGLTQVSFETLLTASDVVSIHVPLNETTYHRFNAATLGKMNDDAILINTARGSVIDTAALIRYVRQGKFSGLALDALENEDTQGFQTNPYYQALQAFENVILTPHIAYYTSAAVRDIVMTALDNAYDVISTGISDNVVLN, encoded by the coding sequence ATGAAGTTTTTGTTTTTTAACGCCTCAATAATCGAACAACGTCTGATTGCTGAATGGTCAACAACACATGGTGTGTCAGTTGAGACAGTCGCGGCGCCATTGTCCCATGACAATCTCGTGTTAACACGCGGCTATGATGCCTTGATATTTTATCCCAGTCGGGCATTTCAAACGGATGCGGTTTTGTATCAACAATTAGCGCAAAATGGTATTAAGCATCTATCCATTAAATCAACGGGTTACGACAATATTAATTTGACATATGCGCAGCACTATCAGTTGACGGTGACTAATGTCCCCAACTATTCACCTGAATCGGTCGCGCACTTTACGATTATGAGTATTTTGATGTTGCTACGACAGTTACCGGAACAGCTGAGAACAGCACATACCGTGTCACGGCAGCATTTGATTGGCAAAGAATTAACGGACGTGACAGTTGGTATTTATGGCGCCGGGCGCTTAGGTAGTCTAGTCGCTAAAACTTTGCATGTCATGGGGGCGCGCGTCTTGTTTTATGCCCGCACGCCCAAACCAGTGTTAACTGCGCTGGGTTTGACGCAAGTGAGTTTTGAGACATTATTGACGGCTAGTGATGTGGTAAGTATTCATGTGCCGTTAAATGAGACAACGTATCACCGTTTTAATGCGGCAACATTGGGGAAAATGAACGATGACGCGATACTCATTAATACTGCTCGTGGTAGTGTCATTGATACCGCAGCGTTAATTCGGTATGTCCGACAAGGTAAATTTAGTGGGTTGGCCTTAGATGCTTTAGAAAATGAAGATACCCAAGGCTTTCAAACAAACCCATATTATCAGGCGTTACAAGCATTTGAGAATGTTATACTCACCCCACATATTGCCTATTACACATCGGCAGCCGTTAGAGATATCGTGATGACGGCATTAGACAATGCCTACGATGTGATCAGTACAGGTATATCTGACAACGTGGTGCTAAATTAG
- a CDS encoding VIT1/CCC1 transporter family protein: MTKKKLSLSERLNIIRAGVLGANDGIIGGAGVILGVTGATTNNTVIFVAGVAEMFAVAFSMASGEFVSVSSQKDTEQAVVAKAETLLATQPQVVHDDIATYYEQRGATPELAAQVADDLMAKDALKHYVQIKHGIVVGEYLSPSHALVSSFIASVSGGIWPLLAVAFLPQDYKVIGTVMATLWALFLTGWLSAWSGHAPKLPAILRNVLTGVITMGFTYWIGTLLK; the protein is encoded by the coding sequence ATGACAAAAAAGAAATTATCATTATCTGAAAGATTAAATATTATTCGCGCCGGGGTTTTAGGTGCTAACGATGGGATCATTGGTGGTGCCGGGGTTATTTTAGGGGTCACGGGTGCGACAACAAATAACACGGTTATCTTTGTGGCGGGCGTTGCTGAAATGTTTGCGGTCGCTTTCTCCATGGCTTCTGGTGAATTTGTATCGGTGTCGTCTCAAAAAGATACCGAACAAGCCGTTGTTGCCAAGGCTGAAACCTTATTAGCCACACAACCGCAAGTCGTCCATGATGACATTGCGACGTATTATGAACAACGGGGCGCAACCCCTGAATTGGCGGCCCAAGTCGCTGATGATTTAATGGCCAAGGATGCTTTAAAACACTATGTTCAGATTAAGCATGGGATTGTTGTGGGTGAATATTTAAGCCCTTCACATGCGTTAGTTTCATCCTTTATCGCCTCAGTTTCTGGGGGGATTTGGCCACTATTAGCCGTGGCATTTTTGCCGCAGGACTATAAAGTGATTGGTACCGTCATGGCCACGCTATGGGCGCTTTTCTTGACTGGTTGGTTGAGCGCCTGGTCAGGTCACGCGCCAAAATTACCCGCTATACTGCGTAATGTTTTAACAGGTGTGATCACGATGGGATTTACTTATTGGATTGGGACTTTGCTCAAATAA
- a CDS encoding VIT1/CCC1 transporter family protein codes for MEMHISKRINILRAIVMGANDGIISIAGVVFGVYGASMNAWAIFLAGLTATIAGTFSMATGEYVSVNSQLDSERAARSQQIMALDQHFNQEKEFLTQHYLADGITAEHARALAQQTMQQDALNETLHARYGIDEDNLISPIEAALASMIAFPIGAILPMVGMTLVPAPYRVITTLIFVVLALVLTGYFSAVYGNTPKTRVILRNVLMGIVTMGVTYVVGLLMVA; via the coding sequence ATGGAAATGCATATTAGTAAACGAATTAATATTTTACGGGCAATTGTGATGGGTGCCAATGATGGGATTATTTCGATTGCAGGCGTTGTTTTTGGGGTCTATGGGGCCTCAATGAATGCGTGGGCTATTTTCTTGGCTGGGTTAACGGCTACCATTGCAGGGACTTTTTCCATGGCGACAGGGGAATATGTCTCGGTTAACTCACAGCTAGATTCTGAACGCGCAGCACGGTCACAGCAGATTATGGCGTTAGACCAACATTTTAACCAAGAAAAAGAATTTCTAACGCAACACTATTTAGCTGACGGCATCACTGCCGAGCATGCCCGTGCGTTAGCGCAACAAACGATGCAGCAAGATGCCCTGAACGAAACGTTACATGCCCGTTATGGCATTGATGAAGATAATTTGATTTCACCAATTGAAGCGGCATTGGCCTCGATGATCGCTTTTCCAATTGGGGCGATTTTACCGATGGTTGGCATGACGCTAGTGCCGGCACCTTATCGCGTCATCACCACGCTTATTTTTGTGGTGTTAGCGCTCGTACTAACGGGTTATTTCTCAGCCGTTTATGGCAATACGCCGAAAACACGGGTGATTTTACGGAATGTATTGATGGGAATCGTGACAATGGGGGTCACGTATGTAGTTGGTTTACTCATGGTTGCTTGA
- a CDS encoding PLP-dependent aminotransferase family protein has protein sequence MSEQQYQFATRVASLQPNTLREQAKQVQIADDFIKLTYGYPSNEAFPVAKLAKISERIYREHAFEFMQYGESEGIPKLREQIKTRLATEQGLDVVNNDVLITSGSTQGMDLVFKIFVNEGDIVLTEEQTFVGAVNAIKSYGGQVQGLPFDINRGSIDPDVLAQILAADVTHKIKLLYLIPTFQNPIGTSMSAADRQRVYDICQAHQVMIYEDDPYGDLLYMDTPALPKIKSFDASGHVIYAGSFSKILAPGSRLGFLLAPKPVFQKLVLVKQVADSFANLYWQYLASQLIEDDEFNAHIAYLKQIYQVKMAAMVTALQQYGSEHLTFVAPDGGYFVSVKLNDDIDPTVFYDELDRRHVGVIPGNIMSAAGQGYDQYFRLNFTLPTPETITEGIKRIVAAAAAAKIQQQVEV, from the coding sequence ATGTCAGAACAGCAATACCAATTTGCCACGCGCGTGGCGTCATTACAACCAAATACCCTGCGGGAGCAGGCAAAGCAAGTGCAGATTGCTGATGATTTCATTAAACTCACTTATGGGTATCCCAGCAATGAGGCCTTTCCGGTCGCAAAATTAGCGAAAATATCAGAACGCATTTACCGTGAACATGCCTTTGAATTTATGCAGTATGGTGAAAGTGAGGGGATTCCGAAACTACGTGAACAAATTAAAACGCGCTTAGCAACCGAACAGGGTCTGGATGTCGTCAATAATGATGTGTTGATTACGTCTGGTTCAACGCAGGGGATGGATTTGGTGTTTAAAATTTTCGTCAATGAAGGGGATATTGTGCTGACGGAAGAACAAACTTTTGTTGGTGCCGTGAATGCCATCAAATCTTATGGGGGTCAAGTGCAGGGACTCCCATTTGATATTAACCGTGGCAGTATTGACCCAGACGTGTTAGCCCAAATTTTAGCGGCCGATGTGACCCATAAAATTAAGCTGCTTTACTTGATTCCGACCTTTCAAAATCCTATTGGCACGTCGATGTCAGCGGCCGATCGGCAACGCGTTTATGACATTTGCCAAGCCCATCAGGTCATGATTTATGAAGATGATCCATATGGTGATTTGTTATATATGGATACGCCAGCGCTACCAAAGATCAAATCATTTGATGCGTCAGGTCATGTGATTTATGCGGGCTCATTTTCAAAAATTTTGGCACCGGGGTCACGATTAGGTTTTTTACTGGCACCAAAGCCGGTGTTCCAAAAGTTGGTCTTGGTCAAACAGGTGGCGGATTCGTTTGCCAATTTATACTGGCAGTACTTAGCGAGTCAATTGATTGAAGACGATGAGTTTAATGCCCATATTGCCTATCTCAAGCAGATTTATCAAGTGAAAATGGCGGCGATGGTGACAGCTTTGCAACAATATGGCTCAGAGCATTTAACCTTTGTTGCCCCTGATGGGGGTTACTTTGTCTCGGTGAAACTCAACGATGATATTGACCCGACTGTTTTCTATGATGAATTAGATCGCCGGCATGTTGGGGTAATCCCGGGCAATATTATGAGTGCTGCCGGTCAGGGATATGACCAATATTTTCGATTGAATTTCACGTTGCCAACGCCAGAAACCATTACTGAAGGGATAAAACGGATTGTCGCAGCCGCAGCTGCCGCGAAAATACAGCAACAGGTAGAAGTTTGA
- a CDS encoding amino acid ABC transporter permease, with product MTFDFGFILQVILTVIRYVPITLYMAVVSLIIGGALGLVVALIRFYQVPVLSPIIGTVITILKGVPLILVFLVIFLITSQNFNNIAKAIGLQIKYGDLPMSLLAIIGLSLMAMVGLSEAFRGAFESVKAVQFDVARSLGMTRLQTIRRVLIPQAFPVAFPMIVNMLINLIKGTAIASLVSVVEIFSAATQSASSNYKYFEAYIAAAIVYWLMTILIEQAAHRFELNFAKKMERARA from the coding sequence ATGACATTTGATTTTGGCTTTATTTTGCAGGTGATCCTGACAGTAATCCGTTACGTGCCGATCACCTTATACATGGCGGTTGTTAGTCTTATTATTGGTGGCGCTTTGGGGTTGGTGGTGGCTTTGATTCGTTTCTATCAGGTGCCGGTGTTATCCCCAATTATAGGCACCGTGATTACAATTCTGAAAGGGGTGCCGTTGATCTTAGTTTTCTTGGTCATCTTTTTAATCACCTCGCAAAACTTTAATAATATCGCTAAGGCCATCGGGTTGCAGATCAAATATGGTGATTTGCCGATGAGCCTGTTAGCAATTATTGGGCTGTCATTGATGGCGATGGTTGGTCTCAGTGAAGCCTTCCGTGGTGCCTTCGAGTCGGTGAAGGCCGTACAATTTGATGTGGCCCGTTCACTGGGGATGACACGATTGCAAACCATTCGACGGGTACTGATTCCACAAGCTTTTCCAGTGGCTTTCCCAATGATTGTCAACATGTTGATTAATTTGATTAAAGGCACCGCGATTGCTTCATTGGTTTCAGTGGTGGAAATCTTCTCAGCGGCCACCCAATCGGCCAGTTCAAATTATAAATACTTTGAAGCGTATATCGCAGCGGCCATTGTTTATTGGCTAATGACCATTTTAATTGAACAGGCGGCGCACCGCTTTGAATTGAATTTTGCTAAAAAAATGGAAAGGGCACGCGCATGA
- a CDS encoding PLP-dependent aminotransferase family protein produces the protein MTRSHLSIRYQQTAELNMDQIFAQAADPENISFGMGLPDEAVFPSEALAQAFNEAIVTAGASIFQYHDTQGPVSLREKIAALTATYFDYRPTADQIMMTQGGQQAIDIIGRAFLDKDDHIIVEAPTYMGALDAFDSYEPIYHEVSLEADGMDMAQLEATLQQYPETKFVYTIPDFQNPTGVTMSLAKRKQLLTLAAQYDFYIIEDSPYRYLRYSGEAVPSLAALDTDGRVILISSFSKILSPALRTGWLVANPALMALFLKIKSGLDIQPSYISLMAIDHYLGKHDIQAHIATINAKYRDKCALMLACLAADMPDTVTFTQPNGGFFIWVSLPEGVNATALLAEQVLSQAKVVYVPSEMQYASRQVTHQFRLNFTGATPDDIRTGIARLGKALHQQLLVAQ, from the coding sequence ATGACACGATCACATTTATCAATCCGTTACCAACAAACAGCAGAGTTAAACATGGATCAAATTTTTGCCCAGGCGGCTGATCCAGAAAATATTTCTTTTGGAATGGGACTACCAGATGAAGCGGTTTTTCCTAGCGAGGCTTTAGCTCAGGCTTTTAATGAAGCGATTGTTACGGCAGGTGCGTCAATTTTTCAATATCACGATACGCAAGGACCAGTGTCCCTGCGAGAAAAAATTGCGGCTTTGACGGCAACTTATTTTGATTACCGACCAACAGCTGATCAGATTATGATGACGCAAGGCGGGCAACAAGCCATTGATATTATTGGGCGCGCCTTTTTAGATAAGGATGATCATATTATCGTTGAAGCACCAACTTATATGGGCGCTTTAGATGCCTTTGATAGCTATGAACCGATTTATCATGAAGTGAGTTTAGAAGCTGATGGCATGGATATGGCGCAGTTAGAAGCAACCTTACAGCAATATCCAGAGACAAAATTTGTCTATACGATTCCCGATTTTCAAAACCCAACTGGGGTAACCATGAGCTTGGCGAAGCGCAAGCAATTATTAACTTTAGCAGCACAATATGACTTTTATATCATTGAAGATAGCCCTTACCGTTATTTGCGTTACAGCGGCGAGGCCGTGCCCTCATTAGCCGCATTAGACACAGATGGTCGTGTGATTTTGATTTCTAGTTTCTCTAAAATTTTGTCGCCGGCTTTGCGTACGGGCTGGCTTGTGGCCAATCCGGCATTAATGGCGTTGTTCTTAAAAATCAAATCAGGACTTGATATCCAACCGTCGTATATTAGCTTGATGGCGATTGATCACTATTTAGGCAAGCATGATATTCAAGCACATATTGCCACCATTAATGCCAAATATCGTGATAAATGTGCGTTGATGTTAGCTTGTTTAGCTGCTGATATGCCAGACACAGTGACGTTTACGCAGCCAAATGGTGGGTTCTTTATCTGGGTGAGTTTGCCTGAAGGGGTTAATGCAACTGCATTATTAGCCGAACAGGTGTTATCACAAGCCAAAGTTGTCTATGTCCCATCAGAGATGCAATATGCCTCACGGCAGGTAACCCATCAATTCCGGTTAAACTTTACCGGTGCAACGCCAGATGACATCAGAACAGGTATTGCGCGTTTGGGTAAAGCGTTACATCAGCAGCTTTTAGTCGCACAATAA
- a CDS encoding transporter substrate-binding domain-containing protein, which produces MEKKSGSKKGLWLGLGVVGVAVAAVMVLHGNGESATSASGVTTVNVGSGNDGQPFGYLDKDGKPAGMDIALIQAIDKKLPQYKFKLVLSDFPTLITNLKSGKTDMALYQIEKNAEREQDFKFGQVGYTVWDTLLATQSATGKLNSFADAKGKKLYITNSTNQATLTDAYLKDHPDAFSVVRGTYTTEQIAQGFKSGQFNVYPAPKYSIDLLNRQFGTKLIAGQSVNHSNAYPMFNKSADPKLTTAVNKAMKELKADGTLKVLSEKWLKGDYVPKD; this is translated from the coding sequence ATGGAAAAGAAGTCTGGTTCAAAAAAAGGGTTGTGGCTTGGTTTAGGCGTTGTTGGGGTGGCCGTAGCGGCGGTGATGGTACTGCACGGCAATGGCGAGTCAGCGACATCGGCGAGTGGTGTGACGACGGTTAATGTTGGTTCTGGTAATGATGGTCAGCCGTTTGGTTATCTCGATAAAGATGGTAAGCCAGCCGGAATGGATATTGCGTTAATTCAAGCAATCGATAAGAAATTGCCACAATACAAATTTAAGTTAGTGTTGTCTGATTTTCCAACGTTGATTACGAATTTGAAGAGCGGCAAGACGGATATGGCTCTCTATCAGATTGAAAAAAATGCAGAACGTGAGCAAGACTTTAAGTTTGGGCAGGTTGGTTATACAGTGTGGGATACACTGCTAGCAACACAGTCTGCAACTGGCAAGTTAAACTCATTTGCTGATGCAAAGGGTAAAAAGCTGTATATCACGAACTCGACGAACCAGGCAACCTTAACGGATGCTTATCTCAAGGACCATCCAGATGCCTTTTCAGTCGTTCGGGGTACGTATACTACTGAACAAATTGCACAAGGCTTTAAGTCCGGGCAATTCAATGTTTATCCGGCGCCAAAGTACTCCATTGATTTATTGAATCGTCAGTTTGGGACAAAGTTGATTGCTGGTCAATCAGTTAACCATTCAAACGCTTACCCAATGTTTAATAAGTCTGCGGATCCAAAGCTCACTACTGCCGTCAACAAGGCGATGAAGGAACTGAAGGCGGATGGTACATTGAAGGTATTAAGCGAAAAGTGGCTCAAGGGCGACTATGTGCCAAAGGATTAA
- a CDS encoding MFS transporter yields the protein MIQQHDRLMPHTKDAAKDRHVGQMQRLFQQDFLLLMVINFMVMTAVTAQMGTLPLYVTQLGGNAMMSGLVIGVWGLAALVARVPVGKMIDRFGRKPLIVIGLLILVVDFGLLIFSQSLLVLILLRAFQGIGNGTQSTAVATLVADKLPPRQLSVGLGYFSISQTLPAAVGPAIGLLIVNHWGFQAMFYFSLGLVVVALGLTVLVRDTYDVKAQQTTATTAPVGIWALLAQVSIWVPSLVVFIAAFANAAVAAFLVQFGFEKGLPLTLVGLSFTVQALVGVLARIWFAKLYLYFHTLTLVGSSIVMIASAYVCIAFSPGIGGVWSPAD from the coding sequence ATGATACAACAGCATGATCGGCTGATGCCGCATACCAAAGACGCCGCCAAAGACCGCCATGTTGGTCAGATGCAGCGTCTTTTTCAACAAGATTTTCTGTTGTTAATGGTGATTAATTTTATGGTCATGACCGCCGTGACCGCGCAAATGGGGACGTTACCATTATATGTGACGCAATTAGGTGGCAATGCGATGATGTCGGGCTTGGTGATTGGGGTTTGGGGGTTAGCAGCCTTAGTAGCACGTGTGCCAGTTGGTAAAATGATTGATCGCTTTGGGCGCAAGCCATTAATCGTGATAGGGTTGCTCATTTTAGTGGTCGATTTTGGCTTACTGATTTTTAGTCAATCATTACTTGTTTTAATTTTACTGCGTGCGTTTCAAGGCATTGGTAATGGCACTCAAAGTACCGCAGTTGCGACGCTGGTCGCTGATAAATTACCGCCACGACAGTTATCAGTTGGGTTAGGCTACTTCAGTATTTCGCAAACGTTACCAGCAGCAGTTGGGCCAGCAATTGGTCTCTTAATTGTCAATCACTGGGGATTTCAGGCGATGTTTTATTTCAGTCTGGGTTTAGTTGTTGTGGCATTAGGTTTGACTGTTTTGGTGCGTGACACTTATGATGTCAAGGCGCAGCAAACGACTGCAACAACGGCCCCAGTTGGCATTTGGGCATTACTTGCACAAGTGAGTATTTGGGTGCCAAGTTTAGTTGTTTTTATTGCTGCTTTCGCCAACGCCGCTGTGGCCGCCTTTTTAGTCCAATTTGGTTTTGAAAAAGGGTTGCCCTTGACGCTAGTTGGTTTAAGTTTTACCGTGCAAGCGTTGGTTGGTGTTTTAGCACGGATTTGGTTTGCTAAGCTGTATCTGTATTTTCACACGCTGACCTTAGTAGGTAGTAGTATTGTGATGATTGCCAGTGCGTATGTATGCATTGCGTTTAGTCCAGGCATTGGGGGGGTTTGGTCGCCGGCGGATTAA
- a CDS encoding MFS transporter — protein sequence MVAGGLIGLGFALLMPLMNAVVLRDILPAQRGRATAIFSSGTDVAYGMGAIIWGIFASHFGYFAVYCVAAILVATTLSLVMRYRQML from the coding sequence TTGGTCGCCGGCGGATTAATTGGCCTTGGCTTTGCGCTGTTGATGCCCTTGATGAATGCCGTCGTACTACGGGATATCTTGCCAGCACAGCGTGGTCGTGCGACCGCTATTTTTTCATCCGGAACGGACGTGGCCTATGGTATGGGTGCCATTATATGGGGGATTTTTGCCAGTCATTTTGGCTATTTTGCGGTGTATTGTGTCGCTGCGATATTGGTTGCCACGACGCTAAGCCTTGTCATGCGCTATCGTCAAATGTTGTGA
- a CDS encoding LysR family transcriptional regulator yields the protein MNTFIYETIVTIVEEKSFQKASEKLNITASAVSHAINQIEKKYGFPIFIRNRAEVSLTTNGAQLYPVFRKILAEEKELEKTVQAIQGLESGVIKIGAFSSVCINWLPDILRNYAKQFPNIAVSLTQDNFSDISQHVAYEELDLGFTLLPVSENVKVTELLRDEIKCVAPANFQPRNGKTITKADLKGVQFMLQKADYDRDTKKTLDFYDVRPNTINFSIDDQSIVSMVEAGLGFGILPDLALKKLSGDVSIFSFDEPFYRTIALVQSKNDILSPAVRALVQEIETYLS from the coding sequence GTGAACACATTCATCTATGAAACCATCGTCACAATTGTTGAAGAAAAGTCCTTCCAAAAAGCATCTGAAAAACTCAACATTACAGCCAGTGCGGTTAGTCACGCCATTAATCAAATCGAAAAAAAATACGGTTTCCCCATTTTTATTCGTAACCGTGCGGAAGTCTCCCTAACGACGAACGGCGCGCAACTTTACCCCGTTTTTCGTAAAATTCTTGCCGAAGAAAAAGAACTCGAAAAAACAGTGCAAGCAATCCAAGGTTTAGAATCTGGGGTCATTAAAATTGGGGCCTTTAGTAGTGTCTGCATTAATTGGCTACCCGATATTTTGCGTAATTACGCCAAACAGTTTCCCAATATCGCCGTTTCTCTGACCCAAGATAATTTTTCAGATATTAGCCAACACGTCGCCTATGAAGAACTTGATCTCGGATTTACCCTCCTCCCCGTCTCCGAAAACGTCAAAGTCACTGAACTCCTGCGCGATGAAATTAAGTGTGTCGCGCCTGCAAACTTTCAGCCTCGTAATGGGAAAACTATTACTAAGGCAGATTTGAAAGGTGTTCAGTTCATGTTGCAAAAAGCGGATTATGACCGTGACACCAAAAAAACGTTGGATTTTTACGATGTTCGCCCGAATACCATTAACTTTTCCATTGATGATCAATCAATTGTTTCAATGGTTGAAGCAGGCCTGGGCTTCGGTATTTTACCTGATTTAGCGCTTAAAAAACTGAGTGGTGATGTCAGCATTTTCTCATTCGATGAACCTTTTTACCGCACGATTGCCCTTGTCCAAAGTAAAAACGACATTTTGTCGCCAGCCGTGCGTGCCTTAGTACAAGAAATTGAAACTTATCTCAGCTAA